The Panicum virgatum strain AP13 chromosome 5K, P.virgatum_v5, whole genome shotgun sequence genome has a window encoding:
- the LOC120708881 gene encoding proline-rich receptor-like protein kinase PERK3 produces the protein MYAAISRIYSAARRRLEAFITSLPGGHDGCGGSRRGLHRQKRRRRWRSPFSSPLGSPMSMSSIIGAGDDQATPASSGAAYGTPQGRVMTPSKAPSSPLPPPQMVVVALDATRDHRDDEIRTALRGLVDRGDILRAGDSLLVLGVLYSITHPMGYQAKPSTESFSGTSDRYLGDQVTKIAEIYKNKLHQLAEAFRKVGITVTLKVTPGAPAKIVIIHEVNSSKAAWVVLDRHFRRDFRHLEKHIACKVAAFQDHLQVQTLKPMWSNPSSKSTVEVNLQRFAVTIDLSSETPSANHRVPNMSSPVSYFASLSNHGIHETTIVDACSVPYFSGMSITIDDTQSLSNGKYEEQMTAQYDSSERPVLCIGCGLKSVLYIKESMKFPFSEIQAATSDFSNDHLLGEGGFGHVYKGQLKDGQVIAAKVRKEASTQGYTEFFSEVQVLSFARHRNIVMLLGYCCKESYNILVYEYICNNSLEWHLFDKSASLLEWHKRHAIAIGIAKGLRFLHEECRAGPIIHRDLRPSNVLLTHDFVPMLGDFGLAKWKAGNDSIETRILGQSGYLAPEYAQFGMVSVRTDVYAFGIVLFQLISGRKVLDEYEGQCTHILQWAEPLVESLALHELIDKRIKDAYDTYGLYHLARAAYLCVRANPEQRPSMGEVVRLIETENEHIRDLSRQFIPHFMK, from the exons ATGTACGCTGCAATCTCCCGAATATACTCCGCGGCGCGTAGGCGTCTCGAGGCCTTCATAAcctcgctgccgggcggccacgatggctgcggcggcagcaggaGGGGCTTGCATCGgcagaagcggcggcggcggtggaggagtcCCTTCAGCAGCCCGCTCGGGTCGCCCATGTCGATGTCCTCCATCATTGGCGCGGGGGACGACCAGGCCACCCCAGCGTCGTCGGGGGCGGCTTACGGGACCCCTCAGGGCCGGGTCATGACGCCTTCCAAGGCCCCGtcatcgccgctgccgccgccgcagatggTCGTGGTGGCGCTGGACGCCACGCGGGACCACCGGGATGACGAGATCAGGACGGCGCTCAGGGGGTTGGTCGACCGAGGCGACATACTCCGCGCCGGGGACTCGCTGCTCGTGCTCGGCGTGCTATACTCCATCACCCATCCGA TGGGCTACCAAGCCAAACCAAGTACTGAATCTTTTTCTGGGACAAGTGACAGATACCTAGGTGATCAGGTGACAAAAATAGCTGAAATTTACAAAAACAAGCTTCATCAACTTGCAGAGGCGTTCCGCAAAGTTGGG ATTACTGTGACCCTCAAGGTAACCCCTGGAGCACCCGCAAAGATTGTCATTATACATGAAGTAAATTCCAGCAAAGCTGCTTGGGTCGTCCTAGATAG GCACTTCAGGAGAGATTTCAGGCACTTAGAAAAGCACATAGCTTGCAAAGTTGCAGCATTTCAGGATCATTTACAAGTGCAGACCTTGAAGCCAATGTGGTCGAACCCATCAAGCAAAAGCACAGTTGAAGTGAACCTGCAACGTTTTGCGGTCACGATAGATCTGAGTTCTGAGACACCAAGTGCTAATCACAGAGTGCCAAACATGTCATCGCCTGTAAGCTACTTTGCCTCTCTAAGCAACCATGGTATCCACGAGACCACCATTGTGGATGCATGCAGTGTGCCATATTTCAGCGGCATGTCTATCACAATCGATGATACCCAATCACTGTCTAATG GAAAATATGAAGAACAAATGACTGCCCAATATGATTCATCGGAGAGGCCGGTTTTGTGTATTGGCTGTGGTCTAAAATCAGTTCTTTACATAAAGGAATCCATGAAATTTCCGTTCTCAGAGATTCAAGCTGCAACATCGGACTTCTCAAATGATCATTTGCTGGGCGAAGGTGGATTTGGACATGTGTACAAGGGCCAGCTCAAGGATGGTCAGGTCATTGCAGCCAAGGTGCGCAAAGAAGCAAGCACACAGGGCTATACTGAGTTCTTCTCGGAGGTGCAAGTTCTCAGTTTTGCCCGGCACCGGAATATCGTCATGTTGCTTGGTTACTGTTGTAAAGAAAGTTACAACATCTTGGTGTACGAGTATATATGCAACAATTCCCTCGAGTGGCATTTATTTG ACAAGTCGGCAAGCTTACTAGAGTGGCACAAGAGGCATGCTATTGCTATCGGTATTGCAAAAGGGTTGCGGTTTCTACATGAGGAGTGTCGTGCTGGTCCAATCATTCATCGGGATTTGCGCCCCAGCAATGTACTGTTGACACATGATTTTGTTCCTATG CTTGGAGACTTTGGTCTTGCAAAATGGAAGGCTGGCAATGACTCCATCGAGACAAGGATTCTGGGTCAATCAGG ATACTTGGCGCCTGAGTATGCTCAATTCGGCATGGTTTCTGTCAGAACAGATGTCTATGCCTTTGGGATTGTTCTTTTCCAGCTAATATCTGGTCGAAAGGTGCTTGATGAATATGAAGGGCAGTGCACACATATACTGCAATGG GCAGAGCCATTGGTGGAGAGCCTTGCACTTCATGAACTAATCGATAAGCGCATCAAAGATGCATATGATACATATGGGTTGTATCATCTGGCCAGAGCTGCATATCTTTGTGTCAGGGCAAACCCAGAGCAGCGGCCTTCAATGGGAGAG GTTGTTCGCCTTATTGAGACAGAAAATGAGCATATCAGGGATCTGTCACGACAATTCATCCCACATTTCATGAAGTGA